The genomic interval GGGCCGACAAAGCACGGCCAAAATGACATGAACGCCAATCTGCCCCAGACCCAGCTGCCATACAAGGTGATGGCCATCTATAAATTTGCCGACCTGCCGGACGCGGAAGCGATCCAGCCGGTGCTGGCCAAATTCTGTTGTAGCCATGAGATCAAGGGTACGCTGATCCTGGCGCCCGAGGGCATCAATGGCACGGTGGCGGGCACGGCAGCAGCAATCGATGCGCTGGCAGACTTCCTGTTTGCGGGGGAACTGTTTGCCGGGCGGCTGGCGGGCGCGGAGCTGAAATATTCGGGCGCCAGCGACATGCCGTTCCTGCGCATGAAGGTGCGGCTCAAGCCCGAAATCGTGACGCTGCGCGCGCCCGAAGCCAATCCGGCCAAAACCGTGGGCACCTATGTTGAGCCCGAGGACTGGAACGGGCTGATCGAGCGCAATGACGTGGTGCTGGTCGATACGCGCAATGACTATGAGGTCGGGCTGGGCACATTTCAGCGGGCGCTTGATCCGGCGACCAAGACCTTCACCGAATTCAAGGACTATGTCGCCGAGAACCTTGATCCGGCGCGCGACAAGAAGGTGGCGATGTTCTGCACCGGTGGCATCCGGTGCGAAAAGGCATCGAGCTACCTGCTGAGCCAGGGCTTTGAGGAAGTGTTTCACCTCAAGGGCGGCATTTTGAAGTATCTCGAGGTGGTGCCGGAGACCGAGAGCCGGTTTGCCGGGGAATGTTTTGTGTTCGACGAGCGCGTTTCGGTTGGCCATGGGCTGGTCGAGGGCGATGCCACCTTGTGCCGCGCCTGCCGGCATCCACTGACGGCGACCGATCGCGAAAGCGTCGACTATGTCGAAGGCGTTTCGTGCCCCCATTGCGTGGGCGAAACGGCAAAGCACGCGGCAGCGGCCGAACGGCACAAGCAGATGGAACTGGCCAAGGCACGCGGCGCGGCGCATCTGGGTGACGATGCGGCACGCATTGCCAAGCAGCGCAAGAGCGACAAGCGAGCGGAAGCCGAAGCCTCGCGCGAGCGCAATCTGCGGGACGCCAGCTAACCCACCGAAGCGCCTCAATCCACAGGCTAGGCAAAACTGTCTTTGCCTTGGGGCGCATGGCCCTGTTTAATCCGCCGCCTTAACAGGTGAAGGATTTGACTAGGTGACTGCGGTCAGCGTTTGGGATGTCGTGGGTATTGTTGCCGTTCTGCTTCTGGTTGCAGCAAACGGGTTCTTCGTAGCGGCAGAGTTTTCCCTGGTGGCCGTGCGGCGCAGCCGCGTTACCCAACTGGTGCAGGATGGTGTGGCGAGCGCCAAGCCACTGCAGCACGCTGTCGAATCACTCGATTCGCATCTGGCGGCGACCCAGCTTGGCATCACCTTGTCATCGCTTGCTTTGGGCTGGGTGGGTGAGCCGGCGCTGGCGCATCTGATCGAACCGGCACTGGTGCAATTGCTGGGCGAATACGCCACGGCGGCCTCGCATGTGACCGCCGTGGTCATCGCCTTTATCATCATCACCATCCTCCACATCGTCGTGGGTGAACTCGCGCCCAAGAGCCTGGCGCTGCAGCGCAGCGAAAGCACGGCGCTGGCCATCGTGCGGCCGCTCAACTGGTTTTTGATCGTGTTCCGCCCCGCCATCAGCGTGCTCAATGGCATGGGTAACCTGCTGCTGCGCGTCATCGGCCTCAAGCCAACGACGGGCGAGGAAGGCGTGCATTCGACCGAGGAGATCAAGCTGCTGGTGGCCGAGAGCTATCGCGCGGGTCTGGTCGATGCCAACCAGCAGGAAGCAGTGGCGCGCATTTTCGATATCGGCAACCACAAGGTCGCCTCGATCATGACGCCGCGCCACGAGGTGGACTGGGTCGACATCACCGCCAGCGACGAAGACATCCGCGCCGCGCTACAGGCCAGCCACCACCGCCAGTTGATCGTCGCGGAAGGCGTGGTCGATGAGCCGATGGGCGTCATTTCCAAAAAAGACCTGCTCGACCAGTTGCTGGCCGGCGGCGAACTCGACGTACGCGCGGTGCTCAACGAGCCCCTTTATGTGCTCGATACGGCATCGGTGTTTGCCGTGCTGGAACAGTTCAAATCGCAGCCGGTGCGCATTGCGCTGGCGGTGGACGAATATGGTCAGGTCGAGGGCATCGTGACCCAGAGCGATCTGCTCAATGCGCTGGCTGGCGACCTCGCCGACGAAGACGATCCGGCTGACAAGATCGGCGATAAGGATGGCGTGTTGCGCGTCGATGGCAGCTATCCGGTGGCGGCGCTGCTCGACCGGCTGGGCGTCGAGGATGGGCCGCGCAATTATCACACGGCGGCGGGGCTGGTGCTCAATGAGCTTAAGCGCCTGCCCAAGGTGGGCGAACGCTTCCCGTTTCATGAGTTTGAGGTGGAAGTGGTTGCGATGGAGCGCCATCGCGTGGTGTCGATTGCCATTCACACCCAGCCACAGGCGGAGCAATAGCGGCACTGTTGTGCATCGCAAATGCTGATGGCGGTGCTATGATTGCGCGCAACAGCCCCAGCGTCATAAGCAAAACCGATGGATCTCGACCAGCTCCGCACCTTTGACCGCATCGTGCGGGAACAGAGTTTTACCCGCGCGGCCGCCTATCTCAACATTACGCAAGCCACCGCCTCGATGCGGATCAGGGCGCTGGAAAGCCTGCTCGGCGTGACGCTGTTTCAGCGCGGGCGCACGGTGACGCTGACCGATCAGGGCATGACGTTTTTGCCCTTTGCGCGCCGCGTGATCGGCACGTTGCAGGAGGCGCGCGAGGCGCTGCGCCGAGTCGAGCGCGGGCGGATCGCCATTGCCTCGCTGCGCAGTCTGGTGTCGCCGCTGATCACCGAGGCGCTGCTGCGGTTTCAGGAGAAATATCCGGGCGTCGACGTGGTGGTGAACGAGGGGCGGCAGGCCCAGATCGCAGCCATGCTGCATGAGCGCGACGTGGAAATGGGCATTTTGTGCTGGCCCAATCTTGATCCGCTGGTGGTGGACCTCATTCCACTGGTGATCATGCGTGAGCGCGTGCCGCTGGTGGTGTCGCCCGAGATCGCCGCGCAATTGTCGAGCCAGCCGAGCATTGAAGAGGTGCTGGCGCTGGTGCCGCGCGTGATTTCGCTGCGCTGGTGGCAGGCCGAACCGGAAACGGCGACGGCGCTGGTGCGGATGGCAGGCACGAGCGTCGAACTGCCGACCGGTCCGGGGCGACGGCTGGCCATCAAGGGGCAAGGGGTTGGGTTTTTCGTCAACTCGGCGATTGCCGATGACGTCAAGGCCGGGCGGCTGGTGGAGATTGCGCCGGTAGGGTTCGAGGCGCTGCACCGCGACACGGCCATGGTGGTGCGATCGACGGCAGCGCTGGAGCGGGAAATGCTGGCCGATTTTGTGAGCGAGATCGCGCGGGAATGCGAGAGCGTCGGGGTGATCTTGGAGAGCAGGTTGTAGGGGCTGGGGCCGCAGCTGGTGGGTGTGACTCACCCCCACCCTTGATTCCTCCCCACAAGGGGCAGGGAGACGATGGAGCCGGGCGTTTGGTGCTGGCGCCTCCCTCCCCCTGATGGGGAGGGAATGAGGGTGGGGTGG from Devosia sp. 2618 carries:
- a CDS encoding hemolysin family protein; this encodes MTAVSVWDVVGIVAVLLLVAANGFFVAAEFSLVAVRRSRVTQLVQDGVASAKPLQHAVESLDSHLAATQLGITLSSLALGWVGEPALAHLIEPALVQLLGEYATAASHVTAVVIAFIIITILHIVVGELAPKSLALQRSESTALAIVRPLNWFLIVFRPAISVLNGMGNLLLRVIGLKPTTGEEGVHSTEEIKLLVAESYRAGLVDANQQEAVARIFDIGNHKVASIMTPRHEVDWVDITASDEDIRAALQASHHRQLIVAEGVVDEPMGVISKKDLLDQLLAGGELDVRAVLNEPLYVLDTASVFAVLEQFKSQPVRIALAVDEYGQVEGIVTQSDLLNALAGDLADEDDPADKIGDKDGVLRVDGSYPVAALLDRLGVEDGPRNYHTAAGLVLNELKRLPKVGERFPFHEFEVEVVAMERHRVVSIAIHTQPQAEQ
- a CDS encoding LysR family transcriptional regulator, which produces MDLDQLRTFDRIVREQSFTRAAAYLNITQATASMRIRALESLLGVTLFQRGRTVTLTDQGMTFLPFARRVIGTLQEAREALRRVERGRIAIASLRSLVSPLITEALLRFQEKYPGVDVVVNEGRQAQIAAMLHERDVEMGILCWPNLDPLVVDLIPLVIMRERVPLVVSPEIAAQLSSQPSIEEVLALVPRVISLRWWQAEPETATALVRMAGTSVELPTGPGRRLAIKGQGVGFFVNSAIADDVKAGRLVEIAPVGFEALHRDTAMVVRSTAALEREMLADFVSEIARECESVGVILESRL
- a CDS encoding rhodanese-related sulfurtransferase, which encodes MNANLPQTQLPYKVMAIYKFADLPDAEAIQPVLAKFCCSHEIKGTLILAPEGINGTVAGTAAAIDALADFLFAGELFAGRLAGAELKYSGASDMPFLRMKVRLKPEIVTLRAPEANPAKTVGTYVEPEDWNGLIERNDVVLVDTRNDYEVGLGTFQRALDPATKTFTEFKDYVAENLDPARDKKVAMFCTGGIRCEKASSYLLSQGFEEVFHLKGGILKYLEVVPETESRFAGECFVFDERVSVGHGLVEGDATLCRACRHPLTATDRESVDYVEGVSCPHCVGETAKHAAAAERHKQMELAKARGAAHLGDDAARIAKQRKSDKRAEAEASRERNLRDAS